The following are from one region of the Sandaracinaceae bacterium genome:
- a CDS encoding FG-GAP repeat protein, producing MKAPNTMSLFRTVLGTAGVATLFFAGCNPGTFVDLGDQAPVEAINRPDAFNRTGFGATVAAIEGLLANGEPSTRLAVGGGTDTGTWLYDIWNSDDIGTFRISSSACETPADDCEVGSGTSITGLPRFANDGTCIAIGAASANLVRVKCETTPTQAFTSNTGPGLEFGTAVAAVPQDFAEATRSALLVGAPGASGERGSIYRIPLAGGMPQELSEVADTAGVVQAEARLGQFITTASLPDAATLASDFPTVPALVVLTPYLAVISAPGQNRVVLAAIGVDPLAPTDIDAVVLACIDGPDGFGEALTAGDIDGDGMPEVYMGFGEATDGHPGMVQVFDLAALMTLEAGCADTTTADDPVLAMEVSCPTVDALDCTDGAFGSALALGDVDADGTLDLIVGAPRLTVEEKLAAGGVFALAGSASGVDVSRVSFMQISNPGADDRLGASVAALRTHYGIPGVMARHEVAAGAPGANAAFVFLCSGLGEDSSMTGSRCLELATE from the coding sequence ATGAAAGCCCCGAACACCATGAGCCTCTTTCGCACTGTCCTCGGCACCGCCGGCGTGGCCACGCTCTTCTTCGCGGGCTGCAACCCCGGCACCTTCGTCGACCTGGGCGACCAGGCCCCGGTGGAAGCCATCAATCGCCCGGACGCGTTCAATCGCACGGGCTTCGGCGCCACGGTGGCCGCCATCGAGGGCCTCCTCGCCAACGGTGAGCCCTCCACGCGGCTCGCCGTGGGCGGGGGCACCGACACCGGCACCTGGCTCTACGACATCTGGAACTCCGACGACATCGGCACGTTCCGCATCTCGTCGTCAGCCTGTGAGACCCCCGCCGATGACTGCGAAGTCGGCTCGGGCACGTCCATCACGGGTCTTCCACGGTTCGCCAACGATGGCACCTGCATCGCCATCGGGGCGGCCTCTGCCAACCTGGTGCGCGTCAAGTGCGAGACCACGCCCACCCAAGCATTCACGTCGAACACTGGCCCTGGTCTCGAGTTCGGCACAGCGGTCGCGGCGGTGCCCCAGGACTTCGCCGAGGCAACACGCAGCGCACTATTGGTGGGCGCGCCGGGCGCCAGCGGGGAGCGTGGCTCCATCTACCGCATCCCACTCGCGGGTGGCATGCCCCAAGAGCTCAGCGAGGTGGCCGACACGGCCGGGGTCGTCCAAGCCGAAGCGCGCTTGGGTCAGTTCATCACTACGGCGAGCCTGCCCGACGCGGCCACGCTGGCCAGCGACTTCCCCACCGTGCCCGCCCTGGTGGTGCTCACTCCATACCTCGCCGTCATCAGCGCACCCGGTCAGAACCGCGTGGTGCTCGCTGCCATCGGCGTGGACCCCCTCGCGCCTACCGACATCGACGCGGTGGTGTTGGCCTGCATCGATGGCCCCGACGGCTTCGGCGAAGCGCTCACGGCCGGTGACATCGACGGCGACGGCATGCCCGAGGTCTACATGGGGTTCGGCGAAGCCACCGACGGCCACCCGGGCATGGTGCAGGTGTTCGACCTGGCGGCCCTGATGACGCTCGAGGCGGGTTGCGCCGACACCACCACGGCCGACGACCCAGTACTCGCCATGGAGGTCAGCTGCCCCACCGTGGACGCGCTGGACTGCACCGACGGCGCGTTCGGCTCGGCGCTCGCGCTGGGCGACGTGGATGCCGATGGCACCCTCGATCTGATCGTGGGCGCGCCCCGCCTGACGGTGGAAGAGAAGCTCGCGGCAGGCGGCGTATTCGCGCTGGCAGGCTCGGCCAGTGGTGTGGACGTGAGCCGCGTGTCCTTCATGCAGATCTCGAACCCGGGCGCCGATGACCGCCTGGGCGCTTCGGTCGCTGCGCTGCGCACGCACTACGGCATCCCTGGCGTCATGGCGCGTCACGAGGTCGCCGCCGGCGCGCCCGGGGCCAACGCGGCGTTCGTGTTCCTCTGCTCGGGCCTCGGCGAAGACTCGTCCATGACGGGCAGCCGCTGCCTCGAGCTCGCGACGGAGTGA